GCCCCAGACGACCAGTATTCCCTGTGCGCTACGCTTGAGTAAGAATCGTCCCATCGACATTAGCCATCACTCCGTCGAAGCGAAAACATGAGTTGAGACTTACTGTCCGTCGGCGGGTGCCATCGCGTAGGCGTCGATTCGCTCGTCGCGGCGGGCCTGCCACTGAATCCGGTTCTGGACTCCGTACACGCTGTACTGGCGGTTCAGGAATATCCACGGCGCTTGGTCGTGGAGCGTCTGATTGACCGACTGGAGCGTCTGCTCGCGTTGGTCCTGGTCGCCCTGACTCTGGGCCTGCTCCATCATGCTATCGACCTCCTCGTTGCTGTATGAACTGAGCGCGCCGTCGGTGGTCAACAGCGGGATGATGGTCTGGCTCGCGTCGAACGTCGCGTTGCCCCACCCGATGAGGTAGAAGTCCGGACTCGTCTCCAGATTCCCGTCGGTGAGTTCGCCCGCGAGCGTCCCGAAGTCGCGCTGTTGGACCGAACAGGAGACGTTCGAGAGCTGGTCGATCTGGTTGGCGACCGCTTGCGCGACTTCGAGGTCCTTGAGGTATCGACCGACCGGCGTGTGGAGCGTGATGGAGGCTCCGGCGTGGCCGCTCTCCTCGACCAGTTGTTCGGCCTGCTCCACGTCGTACGGGTACGGGTTCACGTCTGAGTTGTATCCGAAGAAGCCTTCGAGCGTGGGCTGGCCTGTCGGGTCGGCGAATCCCGAGAGGACGTTCTCGATGATGCTGTCGAGGTTCACCGCGTGATTCATCGCGCGGCGGAACTTCGGGCTGGAGAACGGTTCGACGTTGTACTTCATCGCGTTGTAGATGACCCGCGTACTCGGGGCCGCGCTGATTTTGGCGCTCCCCGAGTTCCGGACCCGCGAAACGTCTTGGGGCGGGACGTTGACGACGATGTCGGTCTCGCCCTCCACCAGTTGGTTCACGCGCGTACTCGATTCCGAGGCCGCACGGAACGTCAGCGACGTGACTGCGGCCGGTTCCCGCCAGTAGTCCTCGTAGTTGGAGAACTCGACTTTCACGTCGGACTGGTACTCTTCGAGTTGGAACGGTCCGGTGCCGTTCATCTGCTGGGCGACTTCGGACTTCGAGCGCTCTTGCACCCACGACTGCTGCATCACGTCGCAGTAAGTCGCAAACAGCGAGAACACGACGGGGTTGATGCCGTCGGACATCACGTCTACCGCGCGCTCGCCATCGACGACTTCCGCACCCGTGACGCCAGCGAGTTGGTCGGACTGGGGGCTAGCGATGCCAACGTCCTCCTGAACGATGCGGTTGATGCTGAACGCCACGTCCTGTGGCGTTAGCTGGTCGCCGTTGTGGAAGGTGACGCCCTCCCGGATGGTGAATCGAATGCGCCCCGGCTCTTGGCGTTCGTAAGCCGTCGCCAACTTCTCGACGATTGTCCCGTCCTGTTCTCGGCCGAGTACACCCTCGTAGGCGTGGAGAACCACGTTGTCCGTCGGCGTCTCGCGGTGGTTCTGCGGGTCCAGCGTCGAGGGCATCTGGCCCTGCGTGATGGTGACCGCAAACTCCTCGCCGTCGCCGCCGTTCTCTTCGGTCGTTTCGGTTCCTTCCGTCGTCGTATCCGTCTCGGTCGTCGTCGTTTCCTGACCGCCACCGCCGGTACACCCCGCGACCGAAGCGGTCGCGGCCGCGGCACCGGCAGCCGTCAGAAACTTCCGTCGAGATGGACCTTCGTCGTGCGCCATATCCACTACAACAGCTACTCTATCATAAATATGCTGTGGTGTACCACACCATTCGCCGGTCTCGAGGTCCGCTCTGCCCTCCCGTGATTTGCAGCCGTAAGTTTAAGTTACACCGGACCGGTAGCTCATATATGGCCGTTCACGGCCGCTCCTCTCCACTCCGGGCACTGTTCGACGAATCGCCCACGCCCCACATCGCCCACCCGCCGCGGACGCATCACCGCGATTTCTACGTCGCCACGGACGGCTCGTACAGCCTCCAGAGCGACGACGGCGGACTGGGTGCCATCATCGAAACGCGGGACGGTAAGCGGGTCGCTCGCCTCTCGGTCCCCGACGAATCGGTCACCGACAACAACGTGGCCGAGTATCGTGCGCTCCACCTCGGACTCGACGTGCTGGCGGCGCGCGCGCCGACCGGCGCGCGCGTCGGCGTCCTCGTGGACCACGACGACCTCGCGGCCAACGTCAACAGCGCGGCGCTGGCGACTCGTCGGACCGACAACACGCCGCCGCGGAAACTGTCGGTGCCACCCGCGGGCGAACACCACTGGCGCGGGATTCGGGCGCGAGTCTCTCGGTTCGGCGAAATCCGGGCCGCGGTCCTCGAAAGCGGCCAAAACCCCGCTCACGCGCTGGCGAACGCGCCCGAGGAGTTCGCGCACGTCAACCGCGAGTCGGACCGGTGTCTCCTGCCCGAGCGCACGACCTCCAGCGAGGCCCAGATTCCACCGCCCTCGCGGGCAGACCGGCAAACTGGTGATTCGCGGGCAAGCGACTGACGGCTCCGTGACTATCCAGTTCACGACCGGACGGACTCGCAGTCGCTGGCTGGCCCGCGGTCGATGTGGCTGTCGCTATCGGTATCCGCGGACAGCGACCGCGCAAAGCTCGTCGGCCGTTCGGGGGCGGTTTCCCCAGAGAGTCGGGCGCTACCGAGTTTCGAATTCGACAGCGCAGACGCGAATCGTGGGACGGCCTACTCGACCAAACCCACGGCGTAGACGTGTCCGCGGAGTTCCGATTCGGACTCGAACGACTCCCCACACGCCTCGCACACGCACGTCTCGTGGTTCCACATGACCGCGGAGACGGTCGGAAACGGCGTAAACATTGGTCGAAGCATCGGGAAACGTAAACGACGAGCGCCGCGAGTAGCGGGCGCGTCGGTCCAATCGCGCGAGCGAGGGGACGAACGGGCACGCGCCGAGTTGGTCTCGTTCCGGTAGGTAAACGTTCGTCCGATTCGGGATGGTTTCCCACACCCCCGTCGCGCATGAAGACGGCGTCGAACAGCGCACCGTCTCGTTCGACGGTGACTCGACGCCGAATCTGTCGCGCGACCGGAAATGATACGGCCCGCCGCCCACAGGGTCCGAGTATGAACGCTCGCAACCTGATGACCGACGACGTAGAGACGGTCCACGAAGACGACGAAATCAGCGAGGTGCTGACTCGCCTCGGGAGCGCTGAGTTCAACGGCTTCCCGGTCGTGGACGACGACGAGCGCGTGGTCGGCATCGTCACCCAACACGACCTCGTCCACATGTTCCAACCGAGCGACCGGACGCTGTGGATTCCCATCGGCTTTCCGCCGTTCCTCGAAACGCTGGAGTACGCCATCGACCTCTCGTGGGACGACCTCGACACCGAACTCGACCTGCTCAAACACGCAAACAAGCCGGTTCGGACCGTCATGACCGACGACGTGGTGACGGTCGCTCCCGACACCGACTTCGACCGCATTCTCGACTTGCTGGTGGACGACGAGCGCGATATCAACCGCCTGCCAGTCGTTGACGAGCAGGGGAAACTCCTCGGCATCGTGGCCCGACAGGACGTGCTTCGGGCGGTCCGCGACGAGCGACGCGCGGGCGAAAAATCGGTCTCGTAACCGGCAA
This genomic stretch from Halorussus pelagicus harbors:
- a CDS encoding reverse transcriptase-like protein, whose product is MAVHGRSSPLRALFDESPTPHIAHPPRTHHRDFYVATDGSYSLQSDDGGLGAIIETRDGKRVARLSVPDESVTDNNVAEYRALHLGLDVLAARAPTGARVGVLVDHDDLAANVNSAALATRRTDNTPPRKLSVPPAGEHHWRGIRARVSRFGEIRAAVLESGQNPAHALANAPEEFAHVNRESDRCLLPERTTSSEAQIPPPSRADRQTGDSRASD
- a CDS encoding CBS domain-containing protein, which codes for MNARNLMTDDVETVHEDDEISEVLTRLGSAEFNGFPVVDDDERVVGIVTQHDLVHMFQPSDRTLWIPIGFPPFLETLEYAIDLSWDDLDTELDLLKHANKPVRTVMTDDVVTVAPDTDFDRILDLLVDDERDINRLPVVDEQGKLLGIVARQDVLRAVRDERRAGEKSVS
- a CDS encoding ABC transporter substrate-binding protein — encoded protein: MAHDEGPSRRKFLTAAGAAAATASVAGCTGGGGQETTTTETDTTTEGTETTEENGGDGEEFAVTITQGQMPSTLDPQNHRETPTDNVVLHAYEGVLGREQDGTIVEKLATAYERQEPGRIRFTIREGVTFHNGDQLTPQDVAFSINRIVQEDVGIASPQSDQLAGVTGAEVVDGERAVDVMSDGINPVVFSLFATYCDVMQQSWVQERSKSEVAQQMNGTGPFQLEEYQSDVKVEFSNYEDYWREPAAVTSLTFRAASESSTRVNQLVEGETDIVVNVPPQDVSRVRNSGSAKISAAPSTRVIYNAMKYNVEPFSSPKFRRAMNHAVNLDSIIENVLSGFADPTGQPTLEGFFGYNSDVNPYPYDVEQAEQLVEESGHAGASITLHTPVGRYLKDLEVAQAVANQIDQLSNVSCSVQQRDFGTLAGELTDGNLETSPDFYLIGWGNATFDASQTIIPLLTTDGALSSYSNEEVDSMMEQAQSQGDQDQREQTLQSVNQTLHDQAPWIFLNRQYSVYGVQNRIQWQARRDERIDAYAMAPADGQ